Sequence from the Microbacterium sp. 1.5R genome:
GAGCTCGGTCTCAAGGGCGATCGAGCGGTCGGCGGTGCCCGCGGCATCCGCGACTCCGGCGAGCGCGAGCAGTCGCTCGAGGTGCGCGCGGTACGCCGCCCGGGTCTCGGCGAAGGTGTCGAGCCGGAAGTAGCTCTCGTCCGGCAGCGACAGGCCCGACTGCACGACCACCGGGAGGTAGCGCTCCGGGTTGCCCGGGTCGCCGTCGACGTAGAACCCGATCAGGTGCGCCCGGCCGTCGCGATCGTAGGCGCCGACCGTGCGCAGGAACGCGGGGATGCCGTCGATCGCGTCGATCTCGGCGAGCGTCTCGGCGAGGGGCGTCGCCCCGGCGGCGGCGATGCGCTCGGTGTCCATGAAGCTGGCGAACAGGTCGCCGATCTTGCGGGCGAGAGTGCCGGGCTCGGCATCCTGCGACTCCTCGATGATCGCCCTGACGTCCTTCTCCGCCTGCTCGGCCAGCAGATGGAAGGACCCCCACCGCGCCTTGTCGCCGGGGATCTCGGTGCGGGAGAGCCAGGCGCCGTTGACATGGCGGTAGAGGTCGTCCTGCGGGCGGATGTCGGAGCTGAACTCGGAGGTCTCAAGGCCAGAGGGGAGCACGTCGGTCATGCCGACCAGCCTATGCGTCGCTCCGACATTCGGGGGGATGGGTCACGCCCTGCGCCGGAGGCCGAACCGTCGTCGCCGGGGCCGCTCCGGCGTCTCCGCAGCACGCGCCGCGAAGCGCGCCGCGCGTCGCTCGGCCCACGCCGCCACCTCGGCGTCGATGTCGCGTGGACTCGTCACGACAGGCGGACCGCCCTGCAGCTGGCGTCGGGCCTCGAGCACCCGACCGTTGAAGTCCTCGAGCACCGACCGCACGTCGGCCTCGCGACCGAGCAGGTCGAGCTGGTCGTCGAGCTCGCGATCCTCGGTGCGCAACAGGATCGCCGGCGGACCGAGACCCGTCAGGTTCTCCTGCTCGATCTTGCGTCGGATCCACCAGTCGGGGTCGTGGTGCGTTCCGAGTCCCTCGAGGGGCTTGCCCGCACCGGGGAGATCGTCGAAATCGCCCCGGCGGATCGCGACCTGGATCGCCGTCTCGATGAAGGCGGCTCGATCCGTCGCTGCGGCGATGCCCGGCTCTGCACCGGACTCGCTGTCGTCCTCGCCGTCCCCCCGGCTTCGCTGCCGCGCACGGTACCGCGCCGCGGCCTCCCGTGGATCCGTCATGATGCACCTCCGTCGCATCCTGGTCCTTCCAGGGTACGACCGCACCGGATCCGGAGGGCGGAGCGGGCGTGCTGCACCGCCTGCTGTCCGCGCCAGCCCATAGGCTCGGAGGATGACCGAGCGCACTCTCAACCGCGAGATCCTGCGCCTCGCCGTCCCCGCGCTCGGCGCCCTGATCGCAGAACCGGCGTTCCTCATCGTCGACGCGGCGCTGGTCGGACATCTCGGCACGACGCCGCTCGCGGGCCTGGGCATCGCGGGTGCGGTGCTGCAGACGATCGTCGGACTCATGGTCTTCCTCGCCTACTCGACGACCCCGGCGGTGGCCCGACTGTTCGGCGCCGGCAGACCGGGCGAGGCCGTCTCGGTCGGGATCAACGGCATGTGGCTCGCCCTCGCGATCGGGGCCGTGCTCGCCGCCGCAGGCGCGGCATCCTCCCCCTGGCTGGTCTCGCTGTTCGGCGCGAGCGACGCCGTGGCCGCCGATGCCAACGCCTATCTCGTCGTCTCGATGTGGGGGCTCCCGGCCATGCTCATCGTGTTCGCCGCGACCGGGCTGCTGCGCGGGATGCAGGACACCATGACTCCCCTGTGGATCGCCGGCCTCGGGTTCGGGGCCAACGCGCTGCTCAACGTGGTGTTCATCTACGGGCTGGGCTGGGGCATCGCCGGCTCGGCGGCCGGCACGGTCGTCGCCCAGTGGGGCATGGTCGGCGCATACGTCCTCGTGATCCGGCGGCTCGCGGCGAGGCATGACGCATCGTTGAAAGCCCGACGGGACGGCATGGGCAGCACAGCGCGCTCGGGCGGCTGGCTGTTCCTGCGCACCGTGAGCCTGCGCGTCGCTCTGCTCGCGACGGTCGCCGTCGCCACCGGCATCGGCACCGAGGAGCTCGCCGGATGGCAGATCGTCTTCACGATCTTCTCGGCGGCGGCATTCGCGCTCGACGCGCTGGCGATCGCCGCACAGGCGCTGATCGGCAAAGAGCTCGGTGCCGGCGACGAGCGACAGGTGCATCGGGTGCTGAAACGCACCGTGGCCTGGGGCGCGTGGTTCGGCGTCGTGGTCGGGGCTGTCATCGCTGCACTCTCCGGAGTCCTCGGGGTCGTGTTCACCGGCGACGCCGAGATCGCGGCGCTCGTGCAGCCGGCGCTGCTGATCCTCGCGCTCGCGCAGCCGATCGCCGGGGTGGTGTTCGTGCTCGACGGAGTGCTGATGGGGGCGAACGACGCGCGCTACCTCGCGATCGCCGGCGGGATCAATCTCGTGCCGTTCCTGCCGGCACTCTGGATCATCGCCGCGAGCGGAGTCGATGCGTCAGCGGGCCTCATCTGGCTCGCCATCGCCTTCTTCGGCATCTACCTGCTCGCTCGGCTGGGCACTCTCGGCTGGCGCGTGCGCTCGGGTCGCTGGGTCACCGCCGGCGTCTAGCACTGCACGATCGCCGCGAATCCGGACGTCTACACGTATCCCGGAATCTCGGGAACTGAGGATGCCGCGAGGGATCAGGCGTTCTCGAGCTCGGCGATCACGATCTTCTTCATGTGCATGAGCGCCTGAATCTGCTCTGGCCTCTGCTGGAGCAGATCCAGACCGGCCGGCACGACCTGCCAGCTCACTCCGAACCTGTCCTTGCACCAGCCGCAGGCCTCCGAGTCCGGCACGGCCGAGAGGGCTTGCCAGTAGTGGTCGATCTCGGCCTGATCCTCGCACCCGATCACGAAGGAGATCGACTCGTTGAACGCGAACTCGGGGCCTCCGTCGAGGCAGCCGAACGGCGAGCCGTTCAGGGTGAAGTCGCCGTTGAGGACCTTGCCGCTCATGCCCTCGAAATGTCGATCGAGCGATTCGTCGGGGTACAGGACCACCTGGTCGATCGACGAGTTCGGGAACACCGAGACGTAGTACTCCATCGCCTCCTGCGCCCGCCCGTCGAACCAGAGAAACGGGCGGATGGAACTGATCGCTGCCATGTCGACCTCCTCAGATCGGCACTCACGCTACGCCCGAGCAGGCATCGTGTCGAGAGGGTCCGACGCCGCCGTCAGCCCGCATGCCTCCGGCACCACTCGTACATGATCACCGCGGCGGCCGCGCTCGCGTTGATCGACCGGGTCGAGCCGTACTGCGTGATCTCGATGTGGGCGGATGCCGCGGCGAGCGCGGCATCCGAGAGGCCCGGGCCCTCCTGACCGAACAGCAGCACGCAGCTCTGCGGCAGATCCGCGCGGTCGACGGGCACTGCGCCCTCGACGTTGTCGACGGCGATGATCGGCAGGCCTTCGGCGGTCGCCCAGGCGGTGAAGGCCTCGACGTCCTCATGGTGCACGACGTGCTGATAGCGGTCGGTGACCATGGCGCCCCGCTTGTTCCACCGGCGCCGGCCGATGATGTGCACGGTGTCGGCGAGGAACGCGTTGGCGCTGCGCACGATCGAGCCGATGTTCATGTCGTGCTGCCAGTTCTCGATGGCCACGTGGAACGGATGCCGCTTGGTGTCGAGGTCGGCGACGATCGCGTCCATCCGCCAGTAGCGGTAGCGATCGATCACGTTACGCGTGTCTCCGACGGCCAGCAGCTCGGGGTCGTACTGCTCCCCCGCGGGCCACTCGACCTCGCCGCCGGGCCAGGGTCCGACCCCGTATCCGGGCTGGGCCGACGATCCGCCTGTCTCCGCTGCATCCGCGGGCGCCTGCTCATCCATCCAGCCAGGCTATCCGGCGCATCCGCAACAGCGATTTAGGTACACCGAAATATCCGCTACGATTTCGGCATGCCGAAAAATGCTGTCGTCGAGAAGGGGCCGACGCCCACCCGCGCCACCGCGCCCCGCAGCCTCTGGCTCCTCGGACCCGCGCTGGTCGCCGGTGTCGCGTATCTCGATCCGGGCAACGTCGCGAGCAACATGACCGCCGGCGCGCAGTACGGGTACCTGCTGGTCTGGGTCGTGGTGGCGGGCAACGTGATGGCCTGGCTGATCCAGTACCTGTCGGCGAAGCTCGGCGTCGTCACGGGGCAGAGCCTCCCCGAGGTTCTGGGTGCGCGACTCACGAGGCCGTGGGCCCGTCGGGCCTACTGGCTGCAGGCCGAGCTCGTCGCGATGGCGACAGATCTGGCCGAGGTCATCGGCGGCGCGGTCGCCCTCTACCTTCTGTTCGACATCCCGCTGCTGCTCGGAGGGATCATCACCGGCGCCGTGTCGATGGTCCTGCTGACGGTGCAGAGCCGCCGCGGCGCTCGGCCCTTCGAGTTCGTGATCATCGGGCTCATGGTGATCATCGCGGTCGGCTTCGTCGCCGGGCTCTTCATCGCACCGCCGGATGCCGCGAGCATCGTCGGTGGCCTGGTGCCCCGTTTCGAGGGCACCGGATCGGTGCTCCTCGCCGCCTCCATCCTCGGCGCGACGATCATGCCGCACGCGATCTACGCGCACTCCTCGCTCACTCGCGATCGGTTCGGTGCCGCCGCGGCGCACGGGCCGACGGAGACTGCGCGAACCGAGACCTCGCGCATCCGTCGCCTGCTCACGGCGACCCGCTGGGACGTCTCGATCGCGATGGTGATCGCGGGCACCGTCAACCTCGGCATCCTGCTGCTCGCGGCCGCCAACCTGGCCGGTGTCGAGGGGACGGATTCGCTCGAAGGCGCCCATGCCGCGCTCGCCGCGGGACTCGGGCCTGTCGTCGCGACCTTCTTCGCGGTCGGGCTGCTGGCCTCCGGTCTCGCCTCGACATCCGTCGGGGCATACGCGGGAGCGGAGATCATGCACGGCCTGTTGCACGTGCGCATCCCGCTTCTCGCGCGTCGACTCGTGACCCTGATCCCCGCGCTGGTGATCCTCGGCATCGGCTTCGATCCCACGCTGGCGCTGGTGCTCAGCCAGGTCGTCCTCTCATTCGGCATCCCGTTCGCGCTGATCCCCCTCGTCGCGCTCACCGCGCAGCGTCGCACGCTCGGCGTCTGGGCGAATCGCACCTGGACGACGGCGGCGGGCATCGTGGCATCCGTTCTGCTCATCGCGCTCAATGGCGCCCTGCTCTGGTTGGTGCTGACGGGCGCCTGAGCGACCGGCCTCGCGCGCGCAGCACGACCCTTGCGCGCAGAACCGCCCCGAGCCGGCACGGGAAGAGTCGACTCGGGGCGGCGTCCTGTCACCGCGCCGTCAGCGAGAGCGGAGAGTCTCGGTCCACTGCGAGGTCGCGCCGTCGGCGATGCGCCATCCGGGCTCGGGGACGGCGACGACGGTCACCTCTCCCGTCACCTTCACCTTGCCGCCCCGCGCCTCGACCTTCTCGCCGTTGACGTAGTAGCTGATGCCTGTCACGTTCTTCGGCACCTTCACCTCGTCGCGGGAGGTGCCCGGCTTGTCGGTGAAGGTCGGAGCCTTCGGAGTCGTCGGCGCGGTCAGCACCGGCACCTGCGACCAGTCGATGTCGCTCGCCAGGTAGTACGAGGTGTACGCGGGCTGGTTGTAGGTGGTCTGCTGACGCGCGGTCTCGGCCCGGTACTGCACGTCGTGCATCAGGGTCGTGAGCTTGTGCGCCGTCGGCTCGGTCGTCGTGAAGAACCGCAGCGCGCTCGAGTCCGCGGTGCGCACGAGCAGCTCCTCACGCCAGTCCCCCAGCACATCGGCGACGAGCGACGGGTTGCCTTTCGTGCCGTTGTTCGTGAGCGTTCCGGTCGCGGTGACCAGCGTCCCGCGGGTCCAGTCGTCGATGGTCGGCGTCTGGGCGCCGCTGCCGTTCACGAGCTGCGTCGTCAGGTCGCCCGCCCAGCGGATCGACATGTTGGTGCCTGGCGTCTCCGGCTGCAGCACCTCGCCGGTCGCGCTCAGGAGTCCGCTGCCCTCGGTGCCGCCTGGCATGCTCGACCACACCTCGATACCCGGCACGTCGGGACGCACGTCGCCGATCATGGCGCGACCGGTGTCGCGACCCGAGTACGCCCCGAACAGGGACTCTCCGGTCGCGGCATCACGCATCACCGACCCGTACGGTGCGCTCGTCGCACCCTCGTGGGCCGTCCAGATCTCGAGGCCGGGGCGGCTGGGGTCGATATCGGTCACGTGCATGGCGTCGCCATGGCCCAGGCGCACGGTCGCCCCGGGATCGGCGCTGCCCTCGGGGAGCACGTCGAACGAGCTGTACAGCAGGCTGCCGTCGTCGTCGATCGTCGCCGATCCGTAGACGAGCTCCTGCTTTCCGTCGGCATCCACGTCGGCGAAGCTCAGCGAGTGATCGCCCTGCGTCGTGATCGTGCCGAACTCGGGGTCGATGCCGTCACGGCCGTGCGGGGAGTCGTTGAACGGGTTCGTCATCGGCACGTGGCCGCTGTCGACGTCCCACCGCTCCGTGAGGCGCTTGCCGTCCCAGTCGAAGGCCGTGACGGTCGTGCGCGTGTAGTACCCGCGAGCGAAGACGGCCGACGGATGCTGCCCGTCGAGGTATCCGACGCCGGCGAGGAAGCGGTCGACGCGGTTCGCCGGCTCGATGCGCGACATCGCGTAGTCACCCCACAGCAGTCCGTCGTCTCCTCGCTCGGTCGGATACGGGATGGTCTGCAGCTCCTTGCCGGTCGCGCTGTCGAAGACCGTGAGGTATTCGGGTCCGTCGACGATGAAGCCCTCGAACTCCCGCAGCAGGTTGCGCGCGCTGCGGCTCGGCGCGTACACGTCGATGAAGGTGGTCGCCAGTTCCTGCGCGGCCTCCGGCGAGAGCGGGTAGTCGTGCGTCACGGGCATGCCCCACGCCTCTTCGAGAGTGGCCGGCCACTGGCCCGACACGACCTCCTCGCGGTCACTCCACCCGAGGAACATCTCGACCAGACGCTGCTCGTAGTCCGCGGCACTCAGGCGGTAGTCGTCGTCGTTCGAGTACCCGGCCTTGCGGTCGTCCTTGGGGAGAGTGATGTACGACTCGCTCGCGACCGAGCCGTCGTCGGCATACTGCACCGACTTCGTGCCGGGCGCCGTCTTCAGCATGGTCTCGGACCGGCCGTCGCCGTCGAAGTCGTAGACGAGGAACTGCGTGTAGTGCGCTCCGGCGCGGATGTTCACGCCGAGGTCCAGGCGATTCAGCAGCGTTCCGTCGAGCTCGTAGGTGTCGAGATAGACCGGCCCGGTGTAGCCGCGCTGCGAGACGTCCTTCGAGTTCGAGGGGTCCCACTTCACGACGTACTCGTACTGCCCGTCGCCGTCGACGTCGCCGACGGAGACATCGTTCGCCGAGTAGGTGTAGGCCTCGCCCTTCGGCGTCACCCCGTCGGCCGGCTTCTGCAGGGACAGGTCGTGGTGACCGTCGGCCCAGGCGGTGACGGATGCCGACGCGGATGCCGTCAGCTCGATGCCGCTCACGATGGGGACGACGGAGTACTCCGAGGTGGCGGAGCCGCCGGCATCCGCGTAGTTCGTGCTGTCGGTGACCGTGGCGACCTTCGCCCCGTCGCGATAGACGGCGAAGTCGGGGCCGGCGAGGCCGGTCTCGGTCGCGCCCGTCGTCTCGGTCGCAAGGAGTCGCCAGCTGAGGAAGACGCCCTCGGCGGTCGAGACGGCGACGAGTCCGCGGTCGAGCGACTCGAGTTGCGGTGCCGGGGTGCCGTGATCGTGGCGACCCGCGGCCGGGGCTGCGGGTGACGCCGCTGCCGCGCTCTGCGCACCACCCGCGACGAGGCAGCCGGCGGCGGCCACCGCCACGACGGCGCGGAATGATCGGTGTCGGATGTTCATCATCGAAATCCATCTCTGGGCCTGCAGCCCGCTCGGATAGCGTTTTCCCGTGCCCGGTCGAAGCTACCGCCGCGCTCCTCTCGCGTCAAGGAATCGGGCCCGATTGACACGATTCACAGCGTCCGCGGCGCCCTCGCCAGGCGATTAGGCTCGAAGGATGTCTGCCGAACCCGCGCGCCGCACCGTCCGCATCCTCACGTGGACCGGCATCGCGACCGGCGTGATCGGAGGCCTCCTCGTCGCCTTCCCGACCGTGCTTCCGTTCGGCGGCCCGTGGGTGCAGCTGGCGCTGGGCATCGCGACGCTGGTACTGGCCTTCCGCGCCCGCAAGATCGGCATCGCCGAGATCGAGGGGTTCGACGGACGCCTCTCGCTCTTCGCCGCTCTGCTGGGCTTCCTCATCGTGTTCTTCGCCGGCCAGGTCGCCTTCGGCATCCTCGTCGACGTCGCGAACCCCTGATCTAGGCTGGACGAGTGGCATCCCCCGCAGCAGACGACTACCTGAAGACCGTCTACGCGCACACCGAGTGGCAGGACGCGCCGATCACCCCGTCGGTGCTCGCGGCGAAGCTCGGCATCGCTCCGTCCTCGGTGACCGAGATGGTCAAGAAGCTCGCCGCCGCGGGCCTCGTCTCGCACGTGCCCTACGGCGCCGTTCGGCTGACCGATGCCGGCACGCAGCGCGCCCTGGCCATGGTGCGACGCCACCGCCTGATCGAGACCTGGCTGGTGCAGGAGTTCGGCTACGGCTGGGACGAGGTGCACGACGAGGCCGAAGTGCTCGAGCACACGATCAGCGACCGCCTTCTCGAGGGGATCGACGCACGCCTCGGCCGGCCACGATTCGACCCGCACGGCGACGCGATCCCGGATGCCGCGGGCGTCGTCGAACGCGAGCCCTTCATCCTTCTCGCCGACGCGCCGGTGGGTCACGTCGGCCGCGTGCTGCGCGTCGACGACCGCGACCCCGAGCTGCTGCGCGCCCTCGAGGCGGCTGGCGTCGCCGTCGCGGCGAGCATCACGACCACGGACCAGGGCATCGAGCTCGACGGCGTCGAGACGACGCTTCCTGACGGCGCCGCAGAGGTGGTCTGGCTCAGCGCCTGACAGCCTCGCCACAACCTGACACCTGCCCGTAATCGCCGCCCCATAAGCTGTGCTCATGGCACACCGCGACAACATCGAATGCTGGCTGACCGACATGGACGGCGTGCTCGTGCATGAGAACGACGCCATTCCCGGCGCGTCCGAGCTGCTCGCCGGGTGGGAGCAGAACGACATCCCGTACCTCGTGCTGACGAACAACTCGATCTTCACGGCACGAGACCTGTCGGCCCGCCTCCGCGCCAGCGGACTCGTCGTGCCCGAGGAGCGGATCTGGACCTCGGCGCTGGCCACCGCGGACTTCCTCGCGCAGCAGCTGCCGGGCGGTTCAGCTTTCGTGATCGGCGAGGCGGGCATCCTCACGGCCCTGCACGAGGCCGGGTTCATCATGACCGAGACGAATCCCGACTTCGTGGTCGTCGGCGAGACTCGCAACTACTCGTTCGAGGCGATCACCAAGGCGATCCGACTCATCATCAAGGGCGCGCGCTTCATCGTGACGAACCCCGATGCGACGGGCCCCTCGGCCGACGGAGTCATGCCGGCGACCGGCGCGATCGCGGCGCTCATCACCAAGGCGACGGGCAAGGAGCCGTATGTCGTCGGCAAGCCGAATCCGATGATGTTCCGCTCGGCGCTCAACAAGATCGGCGCGCACTCGAAGAAGACCGGCATGATCGGCGACCGGATGGACACCGACATCATCGCCGGCATCGAGGCGGGGCTGCACACCGTGCTCGTGATGACCGGCATCAGCGACGAGGCCGAGGTCGAGAAGTATCCGTTCCGGCCCGACGAGATCGTCGACTCGGTCGCCGACCTGCTGCCCACCGTCACCGAGTCGATTCCGACACTCGACGAGGACTGACGTGGGCGCGCTCGACGAAGGAGAGCGGGTCGTCGCAGCGGATGCGTCCGCGTGGCGCGCCTGGCTCGAGGAGCATCATGAGCGCATCGCGGGAGTCTGGCTGCTGAGCGTTCGCGGCAACCGGGCCGGAGGTGTCGGATACGACGATGCCGTGCGTCAGGCTCTGTGCTTCGGATGGATCGACGGTCCGGTGCGCACCTTCGACGACCAGACGGTGGGCCAGTGGTTCTCACCCCGACGACGCGGCAGCGGATGGGCAGCGACGAACAAGGCGAGACTGATCGACCTCGAGGCCGCCGGACAGCTCGCACCGGCCGGCATCCGCGTGCTCGAGTCCGCGAAGGCGGACGGGTCGTGGACCTTGCTCGACGGCCCGGAAGCCGGGATCGAGCCGCCCGATCTGACGGAGGCGCTGGATGCCCTGCCCGCCGCGCGGGCCCACTGGGACGCCTTTCCGAAGTCGGTCAAGAAGTTCGGCCTGACGCACATCGCGATGGCGAAGCGTGCCGAGACGCGGTCCGCTCGGATCGCCAAGATCGTGGCGGATGCCGCGGAGGGGAAACGCCCATGAACCAGTCCGACCTGCTGTTCCTGGTGATCTTCCTGACCCTCCTCAGCACGCTGACCGTGTGGGTGGTGCAGTTCTTCCGCTCACGACGTCGTGGAGGCGGCGGGGGCGATGGGCGCGCCGGCTGGTGGGAAGGCCCCTGGGACGACGACGACCGCAAGCGCTGAGCGCCCCGATCCCTCGATCAGCGCAGCGTCAGGCTGCGCACCCTATCCACGGGCTCCGGCATCCGCAGCGGACCCGCACCGGGTGTGATGGTGCCGAGGATTCGGGCTTCCCGCGCTCCGGTGCCGCCGGGCGTCACGGCCGCGACGCCATGCAACGTGCACCATCCGATCAGCGCGAACAGGATCGCCTCCTTGCTGTCGACCGGGGCGCCGAGCTCGTCGGCGAGCACCACCTCGATGTCGGGGAGCGCCTCACGCAGCCCCTGCATGATGAGCGGGTTGTGGCACCCGCCACCCGAGACAGCCAGGAAGCGGATGCCGGCGGTGCGGATGTCGTGTGCGACGGTGCGGACCGTGAGCTCGGTGAGCGTGCGGATCAGGTCGGCCGGCGCGATGCCGGGTCGCATGCGGTCGACGTGCGCACGCACATAGTCGAGGTGAAAATGCTCCTTGCCCGTGCTCTTGGGCGCGGGCAGGGCGTAGTACGGGTCGGCGAGCAGCTCGGCGAGCAGCACGTCGTCGACGGTGCCGGTGCGAGCGATCGCGGCATCCGCGTCGTAGCCTCGGTCGTTCAGCCCCTCGGCGACGACCACCGCGTCGACCAGTGCATTCGCCGGGCCGATGTCGTAGGCCGACAGACCGTCGGGACCGACCACGGTCACGTTCGCGATGCCGCCGAGGTTCACCGCCGCCGAGACTCCCGCCCGACCGCGCAGCAGCAGCTCATCGAGGAACGACACGAGCGGTGCACCGTGGCCGCCCGCAGTGATGTCACGGATGCGCACGTCCGACACCACGGGTGCGCCGACCCGCTCGGCGATCCACGCCGGCTGCCCGATCTGCAGGGTGCCGAGCGCGTGGCCGTCGGCGACCCAGTGGAAGACGGTCTGGCCGTGCGTGCACACGGCATCCACTCCCCCGACGACGTCGGATGCCGTGGCGGCGACCTCGGCGAAGGCCTGGCCGATCAGGGTGTCGAGCTCGCAGACCTCGGCGAACGTCGTGGGCGCCGGAGGCAGCGCCGCGACGAGTCGGGCCCGCAGGTCGGGGGCGTACGGCACGCTGTCTTCGTGCAGCACCGTGCCGCGCAGCGCTCCGTCGCTCTCTGCGAAGTCCACGACCGTGACGTCGATGCCGTCGTGTGAGGTGCCCGAGAGCAGTCCGAGTACGCGCATGCGTGTTCCTTCCGTCGCCTGCTACGAGCGTAGGCCGGTTTTGTTAGGGGGGCGAACGGAAAGCATCGATCTTTTCTGCACGATCATCTTCTGGACCGCGTTCTCCCCCGTGCCCGAAGGATGACCCGCACCGCCGACGGCCCCGGTCGTCGCCCGCGTAGCATTCTGCGAGACCCCACCCGCCACCCCCAGAATGGGAGCATGTTCGTGTCCGCCGAGATCATCACGATCGTCATCAGCGCCGTCGGCCTCCTGCTGGCTCTGGGCGGCACCATGTTCGCGGGCTTCGCCTGGTGCATCCGCCGATCCGACTCCCTCCGCACCGATCTCGTCGGCGTCGAGACGTCGCTCGGTACGCGTATCGACGGAGTGGAACAGAGGCTCACGGCACGCATCGACGGCGTCGAAGAGAAACTCACCGCACGCATCGACGGCGTCGAACAGAGGCTCACGGCACGCATCGACGGAGTCGAAGAGAAACTCACCGCACGCATCGACGGAGTCGCCGCCGACGTCACCGAACTCAAGGTCGCGGTGGCCCGACTCGAAGGGCCGCAGCGTCACCTGATCGTCGCGGGGCGCTGATTCCCCGGTGACCGGCAGGTCAGCGTAGGACGAGCGCCGCGGCGCCGATGAGCGGCCCCTCGTCGCCGAGTCCCGAGCGCACGACCCGGGTACGCCGCGAGTACTCGTGCGCGGCACTGGCCGTGAGCGCCTGCTGCACGAGGTCGATGTAGTCGGCGGACACGCGAGAGAACCCGCCGCCGATCGCGACCATGTCGAGGTCGACGAGGGTCGCGGCATCCGCGAGCGCTTCTCCGACCGCCTTCGCCGACCGCTCGATCGCGGCACGGGCGATGGTGTCGCCCGCGGCGGCATCCCGAGCCAGGTCCTCGCCGGTGGCTCCGGTCCAGCCCTGTTGCTGAGCCCAGGCGGCGCTCGCGGGCCCCGAGGCGATCTCCTCGAGGGTGAGCCCGCCTTCGCGACGCACCTGTCCGAGATGCCCGGCATTGCCGGTGGCTCCGGGAATGTACGCGCCGTTGACGACGAACCCTCCGCCGACGCCGGTCGAGACGACGATCGACAGCGAGGCACCGGCATCCTGCGTGGCGCCGAGCCAGGATTCCGCCAGGGCGAGCGCGCCACCGTCATGGCCGAGGACGGTCGGAACCTCGCGGCCGAGC
This genomic interval carries:
- a CDS encoding HAD-IIA family hydrolase, which produces MAHRDNIECWLTDMDGVLVHENDAIPGASELLAGWEQNDIPYLVLTNNSIFTARDLSARLRASGLVVPEERIWTSALATADFLAQQLPGGSAFVIGEAGILTALHEAGFIMTETNPDFVVVGETRNYSFEAITKAIRLIIKGARFIVTNPDATGPSADGVMPATGAIAALITKATGKEPYVVGKPNPMMFRSALNKIGAHSKKTGMIGDRMDTDIIAGIEAGLHTVLVMTGISDEAEVEKYPFRPDEIVDSVADLLPTVTESIPTLDED
- a CDS encoding YdeI/OmpD-associated family protein, yielding MGALDEGERVVAADASAWRAWLEEHHERIAGVWLLSVRGNRAGGVGYDDAVRQALCFGWIDGPVRTFDDQTVGQWFSPRRRGSGWAATNKARLIDLEAAGQLAPAGIRVLESAKADGSWTLLDGPEAGIEPPDLTEALDALPAARAHWDAFPKSVKKFGLTHIAMAKRAETRSARIAKIVADAAEGKRP
- a CDS encoding anhydro-N-acetylmuramic acid kinase; amino-acid sequence: MRVLGLLSGTSHDGIDVTVVDFAESDGALRGTVLHEDSVPYAPDLRARLVAALPPAPTTFAEVCELDTLIGQAFAEVAATASDVVGGVDAVCTHGQTVFHWVADGHALGTLQIGQPAWIAERVGAPVVSDVRIRDITAGGHGAPLVSFLDELLLRGRAGVSAAVNLGGIANVTVVGPDGLSAYDIGPANALVDAVVVAEGLNDRGYDADAAIARTGTVDDVLLAELLADPYYALPAPKSTGKEHFHLDYVRAHVDRMRPGIAPADLIRTLTELTVRTVAHDIRTAGIRFLAVSGGGCHNPLIMQGLREALPDIEVVLADELGAPVDSKEAILFALIGWCTLHGVAAVTPGGTGAREARILGTITPGAGPLRMPEPVDRVRSLTLR
- a CDS encoding apolipoprotein A1/A4/E family protein: MFVSAEIITIVISAVGLLLALGGTMFAGFAWCIRRSDSLRTDLVGVETSLGTRIDGVEQRLTARIDGVEEKLTARIDGVEQRLTARIDGVEEKLTARIDGVAADVTELKVAVARLEGPQRHLIVAGR
- a CDS encoding ROK family protein, yielding MTRYALAVDVGGTKMEAALVDEHGVLVGGSRSRQATGRQATLESLNDAVISIVTHAVAAVPADADLVGAGAGSAGPIDRAAGAIMPVNMPLARGFGLAESVRSAASAALGREVPTVLGHDGGALALAESWLGATQDAGASLSIVVSTGVGGGFVVNGAYIPGATGNAGHLGQVRREGGLTLEEIASGPASAAWAQQQGWTGATGEDLARDAAAGDTIARAAIERSAKAVGEALADAATLVDLDMVAIGGGFSRVSADYIDLVQQALTASAAHEYSRRTRVVRSGLGDEGPLIGAAALVLR